The DNA sequence GGACAGATGCCCCTGGGGCCACATCCAAATTGCACTCCATGAATGACTGGATGGCTGGAGTTTGTCACTGTTTCGAGCAGTCTGAATTCTCAGCAAGATCCCAAGAGAAGGTGAGAGAGAAGGCCTTTCCTCCATTTCCCAGGCAGGCAAGGGGagcagaaaagacagagaagggcAGAACCGTGAAGAATTTGGGTATTTTCAGGGAAGGGGACGGGATATCTGGTAACTGCTGCTTCTTGTTACTTTGTAAAACTGACATGATTACTTGATGGAGGCCAGTATTTCATTTAATTGCTAAATCTGTCATAGTTTTATGACTAATAGCCATTAAGGTAGTAATAGATTATCTCCTTGATGAAAATCCCTTTTATGAAATATGCAACAAGCTCTAACATAGGGCCTAGTGTGTCATACGTGTGTTGGCTGCCTGACAAATTCACAATCTAGGGCATGGAGGGGGTGGCTGTTCCCACCCGATGTTTCCTCCCACTCCaacctctttctgttttttttttttttttttttttgagacagggtactgcactgtcacttaggctggagggcagtggcatgatcacaactcactgcagcctcgacttattggactcaagtgatcctccttcctcagcctcctgagtagctgggaccacaggcgtgcaccatcacgcctggctaatttttaaagtttctgtagagacagggtctccctatgttgcccaagctggtctcaaactcctgggttcaagtgatcctcccaccttggctttccaaagtgttgggattatgggtgtgagctgctgcactgGCCCCGATCGCCTTCATTTAAAGGCAGCACACTCTTAAGTATGAGGCTCCGTGTGTGTGGCTGTGGCTGGCCCAGACATGGCTTCCTCAGCACCCTTCTCAGCCATCTGCTCCCCAGGGAACTGTCAGGTGTTTGGGTATATAGCAGCAGCAGCTGTTGACCCCCGGTGACAGCCCAGGAGTTGTACAGGACCTGGTAGACCCTACCTCTGGAAGGCCCCTGTGTCTCCCATGCTGCACTGGGCAGCCGGCATATTCTCCAGAGGGCCGTGGGTGAGCAGGGATGGAGGGAGTCGGTAAAATGGTCGCTACCTGACAGCATTGTTGACATTACTTTTAGGTCAGCATTAAATCCAGGACTACCTGTTAAAAGGAACTGAACCTTTTCTATATATGGTTATGCATAGTATAGCTAGGTATACATGGAGGGGACTAAGAGCTTAAATATAACAGGAAGTGGAGCCCACAACGTATCTGTTCAGCAATGGagcaaggaagaaataaaatcaagcGCCAGTGGTCTTTGAACGCTGCTCCAGGAAAGGGGGCTTGCCTgagaagctaaaaataaaaactggggaAAATGCTGAAAGCTGGGGAAAGTTAATGAGACATTTTCTTAAACAGGTAAAGTAAGTGATTTTTGCCTAGcaaaaaactttttaatactTTGAAAAGCATGGACCCTTGTTCCCAATTCGAATTTCCTTTTGtcacctttctttacattttgcGAGCACATATACTTTGGCACCTTTGAAAAGAAACTTTaataaataagggaaaaaagagaaactcaTTAGTGAACGGTAATAAATAACAATAACTTAAATCTCAATAAATATCTTCTCTATATTTCTGTATCTGAAACAGATGCATTGCATCGAGTAGCTTCTCTGGTCACTGGTGACCACGCTTCAGTGGAGCTGGGTATGTAACATCTGTCTCTCTGTAAACCAACAGGCCCGAGGTGCTCTCCCTGCCCGGAGGCAGTTGGGGGCCTTCCCCGATTCTCTCCTACAAGAATGCTGGCGAAAACCACAACTCATTTCCTGTTTCCAAGGAcataaaggaaataccttcaggtTTGTGTTTAATCATGAGCACAGCCTTTTTGGTTCCTAGCCAACTTCTTCCCACCCCACACACGGTGATGGAAATCAATCACCAACTGTTGGCAAAAATGCTGGTTGTAGTAAACCTCGGGCCTCGACTTTCAAATGCAAAGGTGATTATCTCTtgtatctttgctttttttttccctctcctttccaggGTATGTCTCCACTGagtgacagaaaaataaaccTCTTACTTTCAGCAGTAAAACGTAATGACAAGGAACAACACCAGGATCCCTGTTTCCCTGGTGTCttcagacacatgaaaacaaatCACAGGAGATACACTGGTTTGGTTCAAGTGCATCCGCAGCCGCACCGGTGATCAGTGACAGTGGACCGTATCAGCTGAAACGGTGGCAACAGCCAACCAGGAACATCGGCTGCCATCCTGGAGAATCCAGAGggctgttttctctctctcctgtccaGTTGTCTGTAGCTCGATCTTCCTCTACCAGGCTCCCATGATGgctgccttcctcctcctcctcttcttcttcttcctcctcctcctccgcttCCTTGGTCCTCATCTTCCATTCTGGGCAAACATTTCCTGGGAACCTTGGTCCCTTTCTTTGCACTGTAGCAGGAATGCAATACACAGCAGTCTCTGGAGCCGGAGTCAGATACATCCACACCTTTTAGCGGAATGCTTTCTTAGAATATGGTAAACCAGGTTATCATCTAAAAACGACAGGTCATCATCAAAGGCGGTGGGTCTGCAACATGCCTGCCCTACTTTGTCACTCACCAGCCTTCTATTTCTGGAtaagttttttaatattttgtcatatGTTGTCTCAGCTGCATCGCAAGAGCCGCTGCAGTACCTAAAAATCAGTTCCTCCTTGGTTTCGTAGCCCAAACCCAAGTCAGTGACATTTAAATGTATTGCAGTTAAGACACAACCCCGGTTTTTGCCCCTCTGGCTTTTCCGACCTTTTCCTTTGGAATTCTCTGGGTTGGCAGCTGCAGCCTGCCGATTCCGCTCTCTTCTAGGAAGCACTGCCATTTGTTTATCTGGTGACCTTTTCAGTCTTTTAATGGTGGCTTGAATAAAATCCATGACATCATCAAACTGATCAGGATAATCCTCTGGCATATTTGCTGttcaacaagaaaagagaaaatggcacATGAGACAAAATGATCGTTTCAAGCCGTCTTCAAGATCAAAGTGCCCCCCTAAAGTCAGCAAAAATTGGACCCACAGCAAAACTATCAGTCGATTAAGCTACGGGACTGTTGTAATCCCCAAGAACAGAGGCAAAATGCACAGAAGAAAGATGATTTAGTTGGAAGAGGAGACTACCGTGGTGGTGACATACTTCCTCGAAGAAAACAAATCCTTAGAAGCATAGTTTTCATTTGAATAACATCCACCATTTTTAACAAGTCCATACAGGGCTCGCTGTGAGCTGGCCAATCCTCTAGGGGCATTTTTCCTGCCTAGTCACACAACctagagtagtggttctcaaatgtgAGTGTGCAGGAAAATACCCTGGATATTGACTAGAATGCAGATTCTTGGCCTTACCCTTGAAGACAATGAGTCAGTTGGTCTGGGGAGGGGTcaaggaatctgcatttctaacaagccccAAGGAATTCTAATGTCAAAGATCCACGCACCAAACTTTGAGAGACACCATCTTAGAGGGTGAAAAAAGTGAGGTTTTCCAATGTGGCTACCTTTATCTGGAATACTGAGTGCTCTTCCCTGAAACTTGCTTTGATTCTGTGTGGCTGAGTGGGACAAGAACCATTCTGACAGAACAAATGAAGAGCTCAGGAATGCAACTATGGTTTAAAACTTCCTTAAAAATCACTAAGGAACAGGAAAACAGTTTATATTTTACTAACAAAGAGACTAATTTACGCTTCCTTTGAACAGCATGACTTTAACAAAAAAGTCCAGTGATAGAGTAAAATGGCATTTATGTATTAAAGCAACAAACGAAATGAGATGCTGTCTGTGGAAAGAAGCAGCCCTGCCCCCAAGGGTGAGGTCCAGCCTCAGCTGCAGGCTGTCACATGGCTCCCACCGTCTGGCTGCAAGCAGGACAAGAGGCCTATTAGGGAGATCACATGGAGGAAGGATGCGGGGACACTAAGATGTCTGAGACCTTTGGTGAAAGTATGAATCAGCAGTTTCTCGGTGCTTTCTGCCGGATTTCAGTGTTTGCTTTGGCGGATCAAGTAAGAAGAGAAAAGTAACTAATGGAACAATGTAATAAATTTCTAAACAGGGGAAATAAATTCAAACACCTATTTCTTAGGTATTAGGCCTTTTATGTCTCCCTCACCTCATTTTTCAGGTCATTTATTATGTTTAGGATTATAAGTGGCTTAAAGAAATATACCACAGAAGAGTTGTCAGCAAGAGTAAATGTTTTTTGCCAAGATTGTGTTAAAGCACAGAAAGATTACATTATGTCTAACCCATGTCAAATTGTCTTGTCATAAACCTAACCtatttaattgttaaaatatCAGGTATCCGTTCCTATAGAACAAAATCTAGCAAAGGCAACTTAACCAcgtatgtgtgtagtgtgtgtgtgtgtgtgtgtgtgtgtaatatgtaAAACATACGATATATAACAATGAAAAGACTGGTGACTGGAAGCCATAGAATGCCTGGTTGCTCTCTGAAATTTAGCATTGGCTGGATCGGCTGCACAGAAGTCACAGAGCTGTTTCCACACTGGCTGAAGCCCTGTCACCTCTTGCCTGGATAATTGCAGTGGCCCCTGAACTGGGCTCCCTCATTCTACTCTTACCCACCTTCGATCTATTTTCTACCCAGCCCCCAGAGAGATACTGTAAACGCAGAACATAACCccctctgctcaaaaccttccAATGGCTCTCCATTACTCTTGGAGAAAAAGCCCATATCCATACTGGCTCTAAAAGCCCTACCTGACCTGGCTGCCCCTCTCCTCCAGCCTTTACTATGTAACTCTGACCTCCTCTCCTGCTTCTCCTCTTACTCCCTCCCATCTAGCTACCCTGGCTTCCTTACCATTCCTCAAACACGGGGCTCAGTGTCAGCACCACTGACCTTTTGGGCTGGGTCATTCTTCATTGTGGGagactgtcctgtgcactgtaggatgtttggcagcatccctggcctccacccaggaGAGGCCTGATacggtttggttgtgtccccagccaaatctcatcttgaattttagctcccataatccccacatgtcatgggagggggcctggtgggaggtaattgaatcgtgggggcaggtttttcctgtgctttctggtaatagtgaataagtctcatgagatttgatggtctTATGAAGTGCAGTTCCCCTGCCTGCCCATgctctcttgcttgccaccatgtcaaaatgtgactttgctcctcctttgccttctgccatgactgtgaggcctccccagccatgtggaactgtaagtccattaaatctctttcctttataaattacccagtctcaggtatttcttcatagcagtaagaaaatggactaaaataAGGCCTGTAGCATCCCCATCCTAGTCATGACAGATCAAGGTCATGACTGGATATTGCAAATGTCCCCTAGGGGCAACACCATCCCTTGAGAACTACAGCTCAAACAGTCAGGAACTCAGGGACTTTGTGCTGGCTGTCCCCTCTCCACCTGGTCCCTTGGCCTATAGAGCAATTTGTATTTTACCTGCAATATAGGTAGGCGAAGAATATCAGACTACATGTCTCCCACCCTGTGGCCACTCCCACatctccttcaagtctttgctcaaatgtcactgtCCATGAGTCCCACCTGACCTCCCTGTTTAAAACAAGATTCCTCCCCAACCCCTAATCCAGATACCCCTGCCCTGTGCCTCCCCCTGCACCATAATTCTAGATACATTCTAACACACCATCTAACTGATTTCTTAGGGTTGTTATTTATAGTCTGTCTTCTCTAAAAGAATGTCAACTCCAAGAGGCAGGAACTCTGTCCTGCTTATTCACTGATGGATCTCCAAGTGCTTGAGTAGGCTTTGGAGGCCTACGGTAACTGCTGCCTGAATGAGTCGGGTCATTTTACTAGGGGGAAAGAGAGTTCTTAATTTTTCAAGGGGACACTGGGACTTCAGCTGGAAACTGCATCATTATGAAatgaaatgctccaaaataaaCAGCCCACATTACTCAGGAAAGCCACTCTGCCATGAGTGGCACAGTCATTGCCCACCAGAGAGCTCCAAACTGCCTTTCCTCCTCAGCTTTCTGCAGTTTTGCAGCAGCATTAATTCTCAGCGCCCACCTCCCCTGAGTCTCCCAGAGCTCTCTGCTCCCTGAGTAATGCTTTCTTAAGGGGGCCCGGGAAAgcactcttttctttctctttctctctttccctctttcttttctctctctctttctctctttctttctttcgagacggagttttgctcttgttgcccaggctggagtgcaatggcatggtctcagctcactgcaacctccaattcctgggttcatgcgattctcctgccttggcctcccacatacctgcaattacaggtgcccgccaccacacctggctaatttttgtatgtttagtagagatgggatttcaccatgttggccaggctggttttgaactcctgacctcaggtgattcatctgccacagcctcccaaagtgctgggattacaggtgtgagccactacgcccggccaagAGTGCTCTTAATTTGTCCTCTCCTTTGTACTGCTTTCTCACTGAACTTCCTTTAGGAAGTgttctttcaaaagaaaagaaaacaaaacaaaacaacaactttAAATCACTTTGACAGAaacaattgacttttttttttttttaaatgagctgtTTTAGCTATTAgtgatttctttcaacaataaGCTAGTAAAGAGGAGATAAATACAGATGtgcccagtttcaaaaaaaaTGCTTGTATATAAATTGGAACTTATAAAACAGATATATTAGGAGAGACTAATCAAAATACAGAAGagtcttcaaattaaaaaaaagactgttttaCAAAAGGACTCACATCATAGGCTCTATTCAAGAATTCTAAATAGGTCATTAACATTAATTTAGGAACCTGGGCATATAGAAAGTTAAGTTCAATTAACAATTAACTGAAGATTAATCAGAAATGAGTGTAAAACAttactaaaattttaatataagctAATGGGAAAACATTAGATTCACAGAAGTTAAAATTATTCTGGTTTAGAGACTCATTAatctatatgttatataatttgtATTACTAGAGTTATAGTAATAAGGATTTGAAGCGGCGCTTATAGTGTTTTTTCTTAGCCCTCGATACTTGGAAGatcttgaaaaacatttttcctccttttttaagATATTTTGACTGCATGGCTTTGTCATGGGCTTTGTTTGCCAGGTAAAATACAGAAAGCCTGATTTGAATTTCAGGTAGAGAGTGAATACACGTCATAGCaaatttgtccaaacccatggTATGTacagcaccaagagtgaaccACAATGTCAACTATGGACTTTCAGAGATATTGATGTGTCGGTGTAGGTTCATCAGTTACAATATATGTACCATTCTGGTGGGAGATGTTGACAGTggaggaggctatgcatgtgtagGGGTAgggagtatatgggaactctctgccttcctttcaattttgctgtgaacctaaaactgctctaaaaaataaagtctattatttatttttttaaacaaaagactTCCTGGCATGTGGCTAATGAAAACTCCTTCCTTTGATGGAAAGTCTCCTTCACCCTTTGTTGCTAATGTGGAAATATTATTTAAGCCCCAAGTTCAGGCCATAGGCAACTCTTATTAAGCAgaagttttgttttccttcatattcatgaaaaatagaacaaacaacaaatatttatgctgAAAAATTTACATGGATATGAATTCTGGAAGCCAGGAAAGGGCAACATTGTATTTTTCAAACTACAGGGCAAATAGGCCTGCCTGTTCCGACTACATGAGTTCATTCTTAGAGCCAGTCTCAATTTATTGATACAAGGCACTTGGGGACATTAGGAGCCATACTCCTCTGCAGAGGGTGCTGGGCAGCCTCACTGAGCCTGTCCTTAACTCTTCTGCAGAGGCCTCTCACCCAGCCCAGACAAGAAACTCCTGGTGATAAGCTGAGATGCCCACAGCTGCCTCTATTTTCCAGGAATTCACTGAGCTGAGGGAAAAGAAGAGGGGTCTGAGTTTGGATTCATTCCCTAAATTAAGACTTACTGGCGCATCTCTGTCTTCATCCCATGAAAGCCTTGGCAGAATGTCAGATACGCAAATGACCCTCATTTATTAACTTTAATTGTGAAATACTTGCAAACCACAAAAGAGGAGCatcattaaaaaaacaatagGTCATATCTTTGCTCATTTCCCAGACCTGCTTGGAGGATATATCTTGGAAAACATGTCCATCTAAAAGATAAAGTTTTTGgaaatccaaaatgctcaaaTGCATTTAAGCTATCCTTCAGAGTGCAACCAAATATTTTGGtattattctatttaaaatattttaattttgatgtgttCTTTGTATAAATAGTGTTACTTAAACAAATGAAACCTTATACTGGGGCACCACTCTGGGAACAAACAGTTCATTGCAAAGAATTTGCTGCCCTcgattatggggaaaaaaatagtaatgCCACCTCAGGAACAAAGGACTGAGATAGTGACAATTTTGTAAAGTCAACTGAGTTTTAATAGGAACAAGGCTGAGAGCTCCAAGTCCTCCCTGTAATAGCTGAACTCAAAATTACATAATCTAAAACATTATATGTTAATGTTTTAACATTAACATATTAAGCTGGCAATAGTGGACAAAGTCCACTGGTTTGCTGGCAATAGTGGACAAAGTCTTTTCCTAAAATGCCATATTTGTCTAAAAACAGTACAGGTTAACCATATTTTAATCAAAGGGTCATTTTAATACTTGTAGCTGGTTATCCCCTCCTCAGCTTGGTCAGGCAGGGAGTCTAAGTTGACTTTCATTCTAAGTCATCCTAAGTCCCCAACCCGTGGGCCTGAGAGGGAGGTGGCACAAAGTTGTCTATGAGGGACAAAGTGGTGAGGACACAACTCCTTATCCAGAG is a window from the Rhinopithecus roxellana isolate Shanxi Qingling chromosome 3, ASM756505v1, whole genome shotgun sequence genome containing:
- the GDNF gene encoding glial cell line-derived neurotrophic factor isoform X1, with translation MQSLPNSNGAAAGRDFKMKLWDVVAVCLVLLHTASAFPLPAGKRPPEAPAEDRSLGRRRAPFALSSDSNMPEDYPDQFDDVMDFIQATIKRLKRSPDKQMAVLPRRERNRQAAAANPENSKGKGRKSQRGKNRGCVLTAIHLNVTDLGLGYETKEELIFRYCSGSCDAAETTYDKILKNLSRNRRLVSDKVGQACCRPTAFDDDLSFLDDNLVYHILRKHSAKRCGCI
- the GDNF gene encoding glial cell line-derived neurotrophic factor isoform X4, producing MKLWDVVAVCLVLLHTASAFPLPAANMPEDYPDQFDDVMDFIQATIKRLKRSPDKQMAVLPRRERNRQAAAANPENSKGKGRKSQRGKNRGCVLTAIHLNVTDLGLGYETKEELIFRYCSGSCDAAETTYDKILKNLSRNRRLVSDKVGQACCRPTAFDDDLSFLDDNLVYHILRKHSAKRCGCI
- the GDNF gene encoding glial cell line-derived neurotrophic factor isoform X2 — encoded protein: MKLWDVVAVCLVLLHTASAFPLPAGKRPPEAPAEDRSLGRRRAPFALSSDSNMPEDYPDQFDDVMDFIQATIKRLKRSPDKQMAVLPRRERNRQAAAANPENSKGKGRKSQRGKNRGCVLTAIHLNVTDLGLGYETKEELIFRYCSGSCDAAETTYDKILKNLSRNRRLVSDKVGQACCRPTAFDDDLSFLDDNLVYHILRKHSAKRCGCI
- the GDNF gene encoding glial cell line-derived neurotrophic factor isoform X3, translating into MQSLPNSNGAAAGRDFKMKLWDVVAVCLVLLHTASAFPLPAANMPEDYPDQFDDVMDFIQATIKRLKRSPDKQMAVLPRRERNRQAAAANPENSKGKGRKSQRGKNRGCVLTAIHLNVTDLGLGYETKEELIFRYCSGSCDAAETTYDKILKNLSRNRRLVSDKVGQACCRPTAFDDDLSFLDDNLVYHILRKHSAKRCGCI